One genomic window of Anaeromicrobium sediminis includes the following:
- a CDS encoding DUF2953 domain-containing protein, with the protein MRFFILGGIIFTCLIIILFIPIKIMITFRNNRYDFNVTIKVPFKTIEKSLDIREEIENRWKEESKTKSEVEIENIYYMVKYVVQKTGLDNFIWKTEVGTGDAAYTAIFSGIIIAIKENIKILIKRNLDYKNLIFLTTPSYTKISIDNLLQCNIRVRIIYIIMARIKLKRK; encoded by the coding sequence TTGAGATTTTTTATATTGGGAGGAATCATATTTACATGTTTAATAATAATTTTGTTTATACCAATAAAAATCATGATAACCTTTAGAAATAATAGATATGATTTTAATGTAACTATTAAGGTACCATTTAAAACTATAGAGAAGAGTTTAGACATAAGAGAAGAGATAGAGAACAGGTGGAAAGAAGAGAGTAAGACCAAAAGTGAAGTGGAAATAGAAAATATTTATTATATGGTGAAATATGTTGTACAAAAAACAGGTTTAGACAATTTTATATGGAAAACGGAAGTGGGAACAGGTGATGCGGCATATACAGCCATTTTTTCAGGAATAATTATTGCAATTAAGGAAAACATAAAAATATTAATAAAAAGGAATTTAGACTATAAAAACTTAATATTTTTAACTACTCCCTCCTATACAAAGATAAGTATAGACAATTTATTACAATGTAATATAAGAGTGAGGATTATTTACATTATTATGGCAAGAATAAAATTAAAAAGGAAGTGA
- a CDS encoding enoyl-CoA hydratase/isomerase family protein: MEFKKIKYSQENGIASIILNSPKNLNALDEPMLDDLMVALDMCADDGTIKVVVISGEGKGFSAGGDIGKMLENLEGSEQRLAPLVRKVGMTALKIRNIRKPVIASVHGPVAGAGFNFALLCDFRIAAANSKFIQAFINIGLIPDMGGTFLLTRMLGAARATELIMTGRPVSADEALSLGLVNQVVPQENLEETTLKFAKKLNALPSIALGKMKVLINRAAFEGFENALDNETEYQVQCTNTEDFKEGVKAFVERRKPKFQGK, from the coding sequence ATGGAATTCAAAAAGATCAAATATTCCCAAGAAAATGGGATTGCATCAATTATATTGAATAGTCCAAAAAACTTAAATGCACTAGATGAACCAATGTTAGATGATTTAATGGTTGCACTAGATATGTGTGCAGATGATGGAACTATAAAAGTGGTAGTTATTTCTGGTGAAGGAAAAGGATTTTCTGCAGGTGGAGATATTGGAAAGATGTTAGAAAACTTAGAAGGTAGTGAGCAGAGGCTGGCTCCCCTTGTACGTAAAGTTGGTATGACTGCATTAAAAATCCGTAACATAAGAAAGCCTGTAATAGCTTCTGTCCATGGACCAGTAGCTGGGGCTGGATTTAATTTTGCCTTACTTTGTGATTTTCGTATTGCTGCAGCAAATTCAAAATTTATACAAGCCTTTATAAACATTGGCCTAATTCCTGATATGGGTGGGACTTTCTTACTCACACGTATGTTAGGAGCTGCTAGAGCTACTGAATTAATCATGACAGGAAGACCTGTAAGTGCAGATGAAGCACTATCATTAGGATTGGTTAATCAAGTAGTACCTCAAGAAAACTTAGAAGAAACTACTTTGAAATTTGCTAAAAAGCTTAATGCTTTACCAAGTATAGCATTAGGAAAAATGAAAGTTCTTATAAATAGAGCAGCATTCGAAGGATTTGAAAATGCCCTAGATAATGAAACAGAATATCAGGTTCAATGCACAAATACTGAAGATTTTAAAGAAGGTGTTAAAGCCTTTGTAGAAAGAAGAAAACCTAAATTTCAAGGTAAATAA
- a CDS encoding sulfide/dihydroorotate dehydrogenase-like FAD/NAD-binding protein: MVIKNYDCVDAGGEYCPCYLAEVGECILCSHLQNKKICECIWTGQCIYQNYIWNQNKRKEQRQNFQAKVLDKKNIMEDIFLLKIKLDKKIVKDLKHPGSYLMLKDNNSPEYFSAPMSIMDTNEKESCVYTLIEILGSKTKTLSNIEDNIVVRGPYFNGLIGLKKLKKAKGKKILVVSRGAGIAPAINTIKYLIKNDNKVTFIVDYGRRKEEFMEEYIENLDCTIKKMNLKDENHIDILKGMAKEGYDILYSSGSDNFSRRMYPIAKENKMAFVILNNSKICCGEGICGSCTSKDVHGNLVKLCKTQVKPQEIIERGIPNE; the protein is encoded by the coding sequence GTGGTTATAAAAAATTATGATTGCGTAGATGCAGGTGGTGAGTACTGTCCATGTTATCTAGCAGAAGTAGGTGAATGTATACTATGCTCCCATCTTCAAAACAAGAAAATCTGTGAATGCATTTGGACTGGCCAATGTATATACCAAAATTATATTTGGAATCAAAATAAAAGAAAAGAGCAACGGCAGAATTTTCAAGCTAAAGTATTAGACAAGAAAAATATTATGGAAGATATTTTTTTGTTAAAAATTAAACTAGATAAAAAAATAGTTAAAGATCTCAAGCATCCAGGATCTTATTTAATGTTGAAAGATAATAATAGTCCAGAATACTTTAGTGCTCCCATGTCTATCATGGATACAAATGAGAAAGAGTCATGTGTATACACATTAATAGAAATACTAGGCTCTAAAACTAAGACTTTAAGTAATATAGAGGATAATATAGTAGTTAGAGGCCCTTATTTTAATGGATTAATAGGTCTTAAGAAATTAAAAAAGGCTAAAGGAAAGAAAATATTAGTAGTAAGTAGAGGAGCTGGTATAGCACCTGCTATAAACACTATTAAGTATTTGATAAAGAATGATAACAAGGTTACTTTCATAGTTGACTATGGAAGAAGAAAAGAAGAATTTATGGAAGAATATATAGAGAATTTAGACTGTACTATAAAAAAAATGAATTTGAAAGATGAAAACCACATAGATATATTAAAAGGTATGGCAAAAGAAGGATATGATATATTATATTCTTCCGGGTCTGATAATTTTAGTAGAAGAATGTATCCTATAGCGAAAGAAAATAAAATGGCCTTTGTCATATTAAATAATTCTAAAATATGTTGTGGAGAAGGAATTTGTGGATCTTGTACTAGTAAAGATGTACATGGGAATTTAGTGAAATTGTGCAAGACACAGGTAAAACCTCAGGAAATAATAGAAAGGGGGATACCAAATGAGTAA
- the scpB gene encoding SMC-Scp complex subunit ScpB, translated as MKEEKVKSIIESFLFVWGEPLDIKLISKTLELSPAYVRKVIIDMKNTYEKENRGIQIIEVNNKFQLSTNKENYEYIQKLCTPPQNKGLTQAALEVVSIIAYKQPITRPEIEAIRGVKSDKAISTLLDRNLICENGRLDKPGKPILYITTDEFLRSFGINNLEALPTLESEELGT; from the coding sequence GTGAAGGAGGAAAAAGTAAAATCCATAATTGAATCATTTTTATTTGTATGGGGTGAACCATTAGATATTAAATTAATAAGTAAAACTTTAGAGCTATCACCTGCATATGTGAGAAAAGTCATAATAGATATGAAAAATACCTATGAAAAGGAAAATAGGGGTATACAAATCATAGAGGTAAATAACAAATTTCAATTATCAACGAATAAAGAAAACTATGAATACATACAAAAATTATGTACTCCACCACAAAATAAAGGACTCACTCAGGCTGCTTTAGAGGTCGTATCAATAATAGCATATAAACAGCCTATAACTAGACCAGAGATAGAGGCAATAAGGGGTGTAAAGAGTGATAAGGCTATAAGCACCCTGTTAGATAGAAATTTAATATGTGAAAATGGAAGGCTTGATAAGCCAGGTAAGCCCATACTATATATAACTACTGATGAATTTTTAAGATCTTTTGGTATAAATAATTTGGAAGCATTACCAACTTTAGAAAGTGAAGAATTAGGAACTTAG
- a CDS encoding FAD-dependent oxidoreductase, translated as MSKVVIIGGGWAGVSAAISAKKAGAQVTIIERTDMLLGLGNVGGIMRNNGRHTAAEENILLGNWELFEITDRVSTHKKLDFPGHKHANLYDVSRVEPEVRKLLKEMDIEIKLKSRAINIEMKENKIIGIILQNDEIIYGDVFVETTGSAGGMGNCSKYGNGCAMCILRCPTFGPRVSISAKTGNEDQMGERNDGTCGAFSGSCKLNKESLSDEVRKELDEKGVVVLPVNEDDINMNKLDIKVCQQYALKEYAQNVILLDTGHAKLMSPYYPLDKLRKIKGLENARYEDPYSGGIGNSIRYLSIAQRDNFMRVLNVDNLLCGGEKSGLFVGHTEAITTGALAGHNSVRLICGLPLLKLPTNIAIGDIISHENHMRNSVNGLRKRYTFAGSIYFERMKMLGLYILNEDMLKNKIEKLGLLNIYDEKIL; from the coding sequence ATGAGTAAGGTCGTAATAATTGGCGGTGGATGGGCAGGTGTATCTGCAGCCATAAGTGCTAAAAAGGCAGGAGCTCAAGTAACTATAATAGAAAGAACGGATATGTTATTGGGACTTGGTAATGTGGGCGGTATTATGAGAAATAACGGTAGACATACGGCGGCAGAAGAAAATATATTACTTGGTAATTGGGAATTGTTTGAAATAACGGATAGGGTATCAACACATAAAAAACTGGATTTCCCAGGACATAAACATGCAAATCTATATGATGTATCAAGGGTAGAACCAGAGGTTAGAAAGCTTTTAAAAGAAATGGATATAGAAATAAAGTTAAAAAGTAGAGCTATTAATATAGAAATGAAGGAAAATAAAATTATAGGAATAATACTTCAAAATGATGAAATTATATATGGAGATGTATTTGTAGAAACTACAGGAAGTGCAGGAGGCATGGGAAACTGTAGCAAGTATGGTAATGGATGTGCCATGTGTATATTAAGATGTCCCACCTTTGGTCCAAGGGTAAGTATTAGTGCAAAGACTGGGAATGAAGATCAAATGGGAGAACGAAATGATGGTACATGTGGAGCTTTTAGTGGATCCTGTAAATTGAATAAGGAATCCTTAAGTGATGAAGTAAGGAAAGAATTAGATGAAAAGGGAGTAGTTGTACTACCAGTTAATGAAGATGATATAAACATGAATAAATTAGATATTAAAGTATGTCAACAATATGCCCTAAAGGAATATGCACAAAATGTAATATTATTAGATACAGGCCATGCAAAATTAATGTCACCCTATTATCCATTAGATAAACTTAGAAAGATAAAGGGTCTTGAGAATGCCAGATATGAAGATCCATACTCAGGAGGTATAGGAAATTCTATTAGGTATTTATCTATAGCTCAGAGGGACAATTTTATGAGAGTTTTAAATGTGGATAATTTGCTATGTGGAGGAGAAAAATCAGGTTTATTTGTGGGCCATACAGAGGCCATAACTACAGGAGCATTAGCAGGACACAATAGTGTACGACTAATTTGTGGTCTACCCCTATTAAAGCTACCCACAAACATTGCAATAGGAGATATAATATCCCATGAAAATCACATGAGAAATTCTGTTAATGGTCTTAGAAAGAGATATACCTTTGCTGGGTCCATATACTTTGAAAGGATGAAAATGCTAGGTCTATATATTTTAAATGAAGATATGTTAAAAAATAAAATAGAAAAATTAGGATTATTAAATATATACGATGAAAAAATACTATAA
- a CDS encoding MazG nucleotide pyrophosphohydrolase domain-containing protein translates to MEIKEAIDLIWKNRKYTTDDPKKAISHLNEEVAESMKALIKGDINKAKRELEDALSCLFIALKVMDVDVEEAITNQIKQMNSRNKKVMIFKKDKVEILVDNNVKGGWYVWSEEDLKEAEKIAKEFGCEIIYENKSI, encoded by the coding sequence GTGGAAATTAAAGAAGCTATTGATTTGATATGGAAAAATAGGAAGTATACTACTGATGACCCTAAAAAGGCCATAAGTCACTTAAATGAAGAAGTGGCAGAATCTATGAAAGCTTTAATTAAAGGAGATATTAACAAAGCTAAAAGGGAATTGGAAGATGCATTATCCTGTTTATTTATTGCTCTTAAAGTTATGGATGTGGATGTGGAAGAGGCTATAACAAATCAAATAAAGCAAATGAACTCTAGAAATAAAAAGGTTATGATATTTAAAAAGGATAAAGTAGAGATTTTAGTAGACAATAATGTAAAAGGTGGATGGTATGTTTGGAGTGAAGAAGATTTAAAGGAAGCTGAAAAGATTGCCAAGGAGTTTGGTTGTGAAATTATATATGAAAATAAATCTATATAA
- a CDS encoding 3-hydroxyacyl-CoA dehydrogenase/enoyl-CoA hydratase family protein, translating into MNYNINKVAVLGSGVMGAGIAAHIASAGIPVCLLDVVPRELTEKEKAKGLSLENPQVRNRIAQAGKDRVTNPRNKAIYHKDMGNMIQVGNFTDNMHMLRDCDWIIEVIVENLEIKKNFMKQISEYTKAGAIVSSNTSGVSINEIVKDLPVAFKQHFMGTHFFNPPRYMKLFELIPGNNTSKEVVDFMKEFGTKRLGKGVVMAKDTPGFVANRIGSHALVTAVKLTEKYGYDLTKADQLTGAIVGRPKSATFRTLDMVGIDIYAHVANNTINAIDDAGEKEALTSPAFVQTLINNGQLGDKTKQGFYKKVKTEKGKQTLMWDYKNEEYIELPKVKVEAVEEVKKTANPLETLVYGEAEESKFAWEIIKSTLLYSANNVPTIADDYKEIDNGMMWGYNWELGPFAIWDAIGFEKSVKKMKEEGETIPQWIEERLAAGNTKFYDEASIETPYITLSSAKNKVVKENEGAALVDLGDGVLCLNFKTKGNSITDDVIEMMLMAVEEVEKNYKGLVIGNQSKNFSVGANLAVVGKLAADKNFEAIGKMVEGLQKANMALKYCKKPVVAAPYGMTLGGGFEIAMHAHKVAAHAETYMGLVEIGVGLIPAGGGTKELLMRTMEGLDKAPTGEVITNLRKAWENIVMAKVSSSAHDGMKKRFIREADQVVMSKDYLIDEGKRTVLYLAERGFRPLEKKPVCVLGTTGRAAIQFNLDFLSRGGFITEYHAHIANKVAYVLTGGDVANGALVTEEQILQLEKEAFVSLCKEEKTLQRIEHMLKTGKALRN; encoded by the coding sequence ATGAACTATAACATTAATAAAGTAGCAGTGCTTGGTTCTGGTGTAATGGGTGCAGGTATTGCAGCTCATATAGCAAGTGCTGGTATTCCAGTATGTCTTTTAGATGTGGTGCCAAGGGAATTGACAGAAAAAGAAAAGGCAAAGGGATTATCTTTAGAAAATCCACAGGTTAGAAATCGTATTGCACAAGCAGGTAAAGATAGAGTTACTAATCCTAGAAACAAAGCAATTTATCACAAGGATATGGGAAATATGATCCAGGTAGGTAACTTTACTGACAATATGCATATGCTAAGGGATTGTGACTGGATCATTGAAGTAATTGTTGAAAACCTAGAAATTAAAAAGAATTTCATGAAACAAATCAGTGAATACACAAAAGCCGGTGCCATTGTAAGTTCGAATACTTCTGGTGTATCTATCAATGAAATCGTAAAAGATTTACCAGTAGCATTCAAACAACATTTTATGGGAACACATTTCTTCAACCCACCTCGTTACATGAAGTTATTTGAATTAATTCCAGGAAATAATACTTCTAAAGAAGTAGTAGATTTCATGAAGGAATTTGGAACGAAGAGATTAGGTAAAGGGGTTGTTATGGCAAAGGATACTCCAGGATTTGTAGCAAATCGTATTGGATCTCATGCATTGGTAACAGCTGTAAAACTTACAGAAAAATATGGATACGATTTGACAAAAGCAGATCAACTTACAGGTGCTATTGTAGGAAGACCTAAGAGTGCAACATTCCGTACCCTAGATATGGTAGGGATTGATATATATGCCCATGTAGCAAATAACACTATCAATGCTATTGATGATGCAGGAGAAAAAGAAGCATTAACATCACCTGCCTTTGTACAAACATTAATCAACAACGGACAATTAGGAGATAAAACAAAACAAGGTTTCTATAAGAAAGTTAAGACAGAAAAAGGGAAACAAACCCTTATGTGGGATTACAAAAACGAAGAGTATATTGAATTACCAAAAGTAAAAGTTGAAGCTGTTGAAGAAGTAAAGAAAACAGCAAATCCTCTAGAAACATTAGTTTATGGAGAAGCAGAAGAAAGCAAATTTGCTTGGGAAATAATCAAGAGCACATTATTATATAGTGCAAATAACGTACCAACAATCGCTGATGATTATAAAGAAATCGATAATGGTATGATGTGGGGCTACAACTGGGAATTAGGACCTTTTGCAATCTGGGATGCAATCGGATTTGAAAAGTCTGTGAAAAAAATGAAAGAAGAAGGAGAAACGATTCCTCAGTGGATTGAAGAAAGATTAGCAGCTGGAAATACAAAGTTTTATGATGAAGCTAGTATTGAAACACCTTATATCACCCTTTCATCTGCTAAAAATAAAGTTGTAAAAGAAAATGAAGGTGCAGCTTTAGTAGACCTTGGTGATGGCGTTCTTTGCCTTAACTTTAAAACAAAGGGAAACTCAATAACAGATGATGTGATTGAAATGATGCTGATGGCTGTAGAAGAGGTGGAAAAGAACTACAAGGGATTAGTCATAGGAAATCAAAGCAAAAACTTCTCAGTAGGTGCAAACCTTGCAGTTGTAGGGAAATTAGCTGCTGATAAAAACTTTGAAGCTATTGGAAAGATGGTAGAGGGCTTACAAAAGGCAAATATGGCACTGAAGTATTGTAAAAAGCCAGTAGTTGCTGCACCATATGGCATGACCCTAGGTGGAGGATTTGAAATTGCTATGCATGCCCATAAAGTAGCAGCACATGCTGAAACTTATATGGGATTAGTAGAAATTGGTGTAGGGCTTATTCCAGCAGGTGGTGGTACGAAAGAATTATTAATGCGCACAATGGAAGGCTTAGACAAAGCACCTACAGGTGAAGTTATAACAAATTTGCGTAAAGCTTGGGAAAATATTGTTATGGCAAAAGTATCAAGTAGTGCCCATGATGGAATGAAAAAGAGATTTATAAGAGAGGCAGATCAAGTAGTAATGAGTAAAGATTATCTTATTGATGAAGGAAAACGTACAGTTCTTTATCTTGCTGAAAGGGGGTTTAGACCATTAGAAAAGAAGCCAGTTTGTGTATTAGGTACTACAGGAAGAGCTGCTATCCAGTTTAATCTAGACTTCCTGTCAAGAGGAGGATTTATCACTGAATATCATGCACATATTGCAAATAAAGTTGCTTATGTACTAACAGGTGGAGATGTTGCCAATGGCGCCTTAGTAACAGAGGAACAAATTCTTCAATTAGAAAAGGAAGCTTTTGTTAGTCTTTGTAAAGAAGAAAAGACATTACAAAGAATTGAACACATGCTAAAAACAGGTAAGGCTCTAAGAAATTAA
- the ytfJ gene encoding GerW family sporulation protein: protein MAQYPIEALMQTTMESLKEMIDVNTIVGDPVETPSGTVVIPISKVSFGFVSGGAEYEKQKKDKEEDSQDNEEEDNSQGKDQKDKLPFGGGSGAGVSVQPVAFMIVSNDEMKLMPVDQNASILDNVMNFMPKLLDKIQDMVKKDDKKEEENDIIL, encoded by the coding sequence ATGGCACAATACCCTATTGAAGCTTTAATGCAAACTACCATGGAAAGTTTAAAGGAAATGATAGATGTAAATACCATAGTAGGTGATCCTGTTGAAACTCCAAGCGGTACTGTTGTAATTCCCATATCAAAGGTATCCTTTGGATTTGTATCAGGAGGAGCAGAATATGAAAAACAAAAGAAAGATAAGGAAGAAGATAGTCAAGATAATGAAGAAGAGGATAATTCACAAGGTAAAGATCAAAAAGATAAACTTCCATTTGGTGGTGGTTCAGGAGCTGGAGTCTCTGTACAACCTGTGGCCTTTATGATAGTTTCTAATGATGAGATGAAATTAATGCCAGTAGATCAAAATGCTAGTATATTGGATAATGTTATGAATTTCATGCCTAAACTTTTAGACAAAATTCAAGACATGGTAAAAAAAGATGATAAAAAAGAAGAAGAAAATGACATTATTCTGTAA
- a CDS encoding acetyl-CoA hydrolase/transferase family protein: MDWKKIYENKVVSIEEAAAKIESGDKAWVGPCSSAPIQLLEAIADRVDELENVDFMSAMALHPFKFLQSPKYIGRINYHTIFYGGYSKAFYKVGNVNINSAHFSKMDKVMAEFNPNVLLADVSMPDEEGYMYYGPMGVAFNGSAADTADKIILQVNKHQPKVKGIEHRIHVSEVAYICEFDHELPELPQPEVSETDKKIAEHLLPLIPDGATIQIGLGGLANAVGYGLESKKDLSVHTEMFTDSMVHLAKKGVINGKIYAGLGLGSKELYEFVGEGKVELAPMHTVNDPYEIGKNDNFISINACLMVDLTGQICSESVGFRQISSTGGQLDYVRGAGLSKGGKSFMCLASVTKDKDGKLVSKINPVLLQGAAITTPRSDAMYIVTEYGVADVYNKPIKERVNALIAIAHPDFRDELRKQAIEAGLITE; this comes from the coding sequence ATGGATTGGAAAAAAATATACGAAAATAAGGTTGTTTCAATTGAAGAAGCGGCAGCAAAAATTGAATCGGGAGATAAAGCTTGGGTTGGACCTTGTTCATCAGCACCTATTCAATTATTAGAGGCCATTGCTGATCGTGTTGACGAATTAGAAAATGTAGATTTCATGTCAGCTATGGCATTACATCCGTTTAAATTCTTACAATCTCCAAAATATATAGGAAGAATAAATTATCATACTATTTTCTATGGTGGATATAGTAAAGCTTTTTATAAAGTTGGAAATGTAAATATAAATTCAGCACATTTTTCAAAAATGGACAAAGTAATGGCTGAGTTCAACCCTAATGTCCTATTAGCGGATGTGTCTATGCCAGATGAAGAAGGATATATGTATTATGGACCTATGGGGGTTGCTTTTAACGGCTCAGCTGCTGATACAGCAGATAAAATCATCCTTCAAGTGAATAAGCATCAACCAAAAGTTAAGGGAATAGAACATAGAATCCATGTAAGTGAAGTAGCTTATATATGTGAATTTGACCATGAGTTACCTGAATTACCACAACCAGAAGTATCAGAAACAGATAAAAAAATTGCAGAACATCTTTTACCATTAATACCTGATGGTGCAACGATTCAAATTGGTCTTGGTGGATTAGCCAATGCAGTAGGGTATGGACTAGAGTCTAAGAAAGACTTATCTGTTCATACAGAAATGTTTACGGATTCAATGGTACATTTAGCTAAAAAAGGTGTAATCAATGGAAAAATCTATGCTGGATTAGGTTTAGGTAGCAAAGAATTATATGAATTTGTAGGTGAAGGTAAAGTAGAATTAGCTCCTATGCATACAGTAAATGATCCTTATGAAATTGGAAAAAATGATAATTTTATATCTATTAATGCATGTTTAATGGTGGATTTAACAGGACAAATCTGTTCTGAGTCTGTAGGATTTAGACAAATCAGTTCTACTGGAGGACAATTAGATTACGTAAGAGGTGCTGGACTGTCTAAAGGTGGAAAGAGTTTCATGTGTTTAGCATCAGTGACAAAAGATAAAGATGGTAAGTTAGTATCTAAAATAAATCCTGTTCTTCTTCAAGGAGCAGCCATTACAACACCTAGAAGTGATGCTATGTATATAGTAACTGAATATGGTGTAGCAGATGTATACAACAAACCTATTAAAGAACGTGTAAATGCATTAATTGCTATAGCTCATCCAGATTTTAGAGATGAATTAAGAAAACAAGCCATAGAAGCAGGTTTAATTACAGAGTAA
- a CDS encoding segregation and condensation protein A: MALNLKLESFEGPLDLLFHLIEKAKVDIYDIPIFNITQQYIEYIDQMKKFDLEITSEFLVMASTLMEIKSKMLLPNKKETQLELDLEEDPRQELILKLIEYKKFKEAALNLKDRQNLYKKTFYKEQEQIDEYIIRDVYEPLDLELYVLKEAFENILKRKKKEENINIDIQILKREEITIEDKLKYIREKLETSVKMEFEELFSDFYTRTELVVTFLAILELIKLKVIRVEQDKAFEKIHLRKVSKEV; the protein is encoded by the coding sequence ATGGCACTAAATCTCAAACTAGAATCTTTTGAAGGACCCCTTGACCTATTGTTTCACTTAATAGAAAAGGCTAAAGTTGATATATACGATATACCTATTTTTAATATAACTCAGCAATATATTGAATACATTGATCAAATGAAAAAATTTGACTTAGAAATAACTAGCGAATTTTTGGTTATGGCTTCAACTTTAATGGAAATTAAGTCAAAAATGCTATTGCCAAATAAGAAAGAAACTCAATTAGAACTAGACTTAGAAGAAGACCCTAGGCAAGAATTAATTTTAAAACTTATAGAATATAAAAAGTTTAAAGAAGCCGCCTTAAACTTAAAAGATAGGCAAAATCTATATAAGAAAACATTTTATAAGGAACAAGAACAAATAGATGAATATATAATAAGAGATGTTTATGAACCCCTTGATTTGGAATTGTATGTTTTGAAAGAGGCCTTTGAAAATATATTAAAAAGAAAGAAAAAAGAAGAAAATATAAACATAGATATTCAAATTTTAAAAAGAGAAGAAATAACCATTGAAGATAAACTTAAATACATAAGGGAAAAATTAGAAACAAGTGTCAAAATGGAGTTTGAAGAATTATTTTCCGATTTCTATACGAGAACTGAATTAGTAGTGACTTTCTTAGCCATATTAGAGTTAATAAAATTAAAGGTAATACGTGTTGAACAAGATAAAGCATTTGAGAAAATACATTTGAGAAAAGTAAGTAAAGAGGTGTAA
- a CDS encoding D-alanyl-D-alanine carboxypeptidase family protein codes for MRHRNLISKFLRLKKYALLTVCFLVLMGTNSFGLEVPLSASSAILMDRSTGRVLYARNINTKMPMASTTKIMTALLAIKNGDLNSYVKVPTEAVGVEGSSIYLQHGEKILLRDLVYGLMLRSGNDSAVAIAHHVGKSVDQFVDMMNSEAKRLGAKNTNFMNPNGLHHDKHYTTAYDLALITREALKNHAFREVTKTKLWVAEREGHKYFYNKNKTLSRYKGGDGVKTGYTKAAGRCLVTSATRDNMQLIAVVLNDPNWFNDCFRMLDFGFDNFNGTEVFAKDKIAKKVTISNGEKKYTNLVYKDNIVVPLKEGEEKLIKTIIEIDENIQAPIKRRQCLGQANVYLNDKLLGTTDIISREDIEVEKIQNKITNYFKEKIMSMNL; via the coding sequence ATGAGACATAGAAATTTAATATCAAAATTTTTAAGGTTAAAGAAATATGCACTGTTAACAGTGTGTTTTTTAGTGCTAATGGGCACTAATTCCTTTGGATTAGAAGTACCCCTATCTGCTAGTAGTGCCATATTAATGGATCGATCTACAGGACGAGTATTATATGCAAGAAACATAAACACTAAGATGCCTATGGCTAGTACTACTAAGATAATGACTGCACTTTTAGCTATAAAAAATGGAGACTTGAATAGTTATGTTAAAGTTCCTACAGAGGCAGTTGGGGTAGAGGGGTCATCAATTTATCTTCAACATGGTGAAAAGATATTATTAAGAGATTTAGTATATGGTTTAATGTTAAGGTCAGGAAATGATTCAGCTGTAGCCATAGCTCACCATGTTGGAAAATCTGTGGATCAATTTGTAGATATGATGAATAGTGAAGCAAAAAGGCTAGGTGCTAAGAATACTAACTTTATGAATCCAAACGGTCTCCATCATGACAAACATTATACTACCGCTTATGATTTAGCTCTAATAACACGAGAAGCTTTAAAAAATCATGCTTTTAGAGAAGTAACTAAAACTAAGTTATGGGTGGCAGAAAGAGAAGGTCATAAATATTTTTATAATAAAAATAAAACACTAAGTCGATATAAGGGTGGAGATGGAGTCAAAACAGGATATACAAAAGCAGCTGGAAGATGTTTAGTAACTTCTGCTACTAGGGATAATATGCAATTGATTGCAGTAGTACTAAATGATCCAAACTGGTTTAACGACTGTTTTAGAATGTTGGATTTTGGATTTGACAATTTTAATGGAACCGAAGTCTTTGCAAAAGATAAAATAGCTAAAAAGGTTACTATTTCTAATGGAGAAAAAAAATATACAAATTTAGTATATAAGGATAATATTGTGGTGCCTTTAAAAGAAGGAGAAGAAAAACTAATTAAAACTATAATAGAAATTGATGAAAATATACAAGCTCCAATTAAAAGAAGGCAATGTTTAGGGCAAGCTAATGTGTACTTAAATGATAAATTATTAGGTACTACAGATATAATAAGTAGAGAAGACATAGAAGTGGAAAAAATACAAAATAAAATTACAAATTACTTTAAAGAAAAAATAATGAGTATGAATTTGTAA